The Candidatus Edwardsbacteria bacterium genome contains the following window.
CGCCGAACTTGACCCGGCCGTCGATCTCGGTGACCACCGCGGGATCGGAGGGTTTGCGGGCCTCGAACAGCTCGGCCACCCGGGGCAGGCCGGCGGTGATGTCGCGGCTCTTGGATATCTCCCGGGGGGTCTTGGCCAGGAATTCGCCGGCCGAGATATTCTGGCCTTCCTGGACCATGATCCGGGCCCCGATGGGGATGGGATAGCTGGAACGCACCTTGCCGCGTTTGTCGACGATATTGATGTGCGGATAGAGGCTCCGGTCCTTGCTCTCGATGACCATGGGGCGCCGCATGCCGGTGATGTCGTCGAATTCCTCGGAGATGGTGACATCGGGCACCATGTCGGCCAGCTGCACCGTACCGGTGTGCTCGGCCAGAATGGCCGCGGTATGGGGATCCCACTCGAAGATGATGTCTCCCGGGAGCACCGCCGCCTTGTCCGCCACCTTCAGCACCGAGGCGTAAGGCACGCTGTAGCGGGTCTTAACGTTGTTTTTCTCGCCATGCAAAATTATCTCGCCGTCCCGGTTGATGGCCACCACCTCGCCCGATTCCATGGTGACGGTCTCCAGCCCCTTGAACTCCAGGGTGCCCGGGATCTTGACGGTGACCTTGGACTGGGCCGCGATGCGGGACGAGGTGCCGCCGATGTGGAAGGTTCTCAGGGTCAGCTGGGTGCCCGGCTCGCCGATGCTCTGGGCCCCCATCACGCCAATGGCCTCGCCCATGTCCACCAGGTGGCCGGTGCCCAGGTTGCGCCCGTAGCACCTGCGGCACAGACCGCGCTTGGCCTCGCAGGTAAGCACCGAACGGATCTTGACTTTCTCGATGCCGGCTTCCTCAATCTCCTCGGAGGCCTCCTCATTTATCTCCTGACCGGAGCTGACGATGACCTCCCCGGTGATGGGGCTGACCACGTCCTCCATGGCCACCCTTCCCAGGATGCGGTCCTTGAGGGTTTCGATGATGTCCTCGCCCTCTTTTAATGCTCCGCGCTCATCGCCCAGGATGGTGCCGCAGTCGTCCTCGGTAATGATGATATCCTGGGCCACGTCCACCAGCCTCCGGGTAAGGTAGCCGGCCTCCGAGGTCTTCAGGGCGGTGTCGGCCAGGCCCTTTCGGGCTCCGTGGGTGGAGATGAAATATTCCACCACCGTCAACCCCTCCCGGAAGTTGTTCAGGATGGGGGTCTCGATGATCTCCTGTCCGGTGAAACGCTTCTGGGGTTTGGCCATCAGGCCGCGCATGCCGCCCAGCTGCCGGACCTGCTCCCGGGTGCCCCGGGCCTCGGAATCGAAGAGCATGAACACCGGGTTGAAGCCGTTCTTATCCTCGGCCATGCCCTTGAGCAGGCTCTCGGTAACCTGGTTGTTGACATGGGTCCAGATGTCGATGACCTTGTTGTATCTTTCGGTGTCGGTGATGACGCCCTTGCGGTACTGGCCCTTGATCTTCTCCACCGACTCGATGCCCTTATCGATCAGGGCCTGTTTCTCGGAAGGAACGATGATGTCGGACAGGCTGATGGTCACCCCGGACTGGGTGGCGTACTTGAAGCCTATCTTCTTTACCTCGTCCATGAACATGGCCGTCTTGTAGCTGCCGATCTTGCGGAAGGAGGCCATGGCCAGTTTATCCAGGGCTTTCTTGAACATGGTTTCGTTGACATAGCCCAGCTCCTTGGGAACGATTTCATTGAACAGCACCCGCCCCACGGTGGTCTCTATCATCCGGCCCTCCAGCCTCAGCTTGATCTTGGCATGGATGTCCACCACCTCGTTGTGATGGGCCAGGATCACCTCATCCTGATGGGCGAACACCTTGCCCTGGCCCTTGGAGTCGGCCCTGGGCTTGGTCAGGTAATAACAGCCGATGACTATGTCCAGCTTGGGGGTGATCACCGGCTTACCGGAGGCCGGCAGCAGAATATTGTTAGACGAAAGCATCAGGGTAGCCGCCTCGATCTGGGCCTCGTAGGACAGCGGCACGTGCACCGCCATCTGATCGCCGTCAAAGTCGGCGTTGAAGGCCGCGCAGACCAGGGGATGGATCCGGATGGCCTTGCCCTCTATCAACACCGGCTCAAAGGCCTGAATGCCCAGGCGGTGCAGGGTGGGGGCCCGGTTCAGCAGGACCGGATGCTCCTTGACGATATCCTCCAGGATCTCCCAGACGCCGGGCTTCTCCTTCTCCACCAGCCGTTTGGCGCCCTTGACGCTCTGGACATAGCCCTTCTCCTCCAACTTTTTCAGGATGAACGGTTTGAACAGCTCCAGGGCCATGCTCTTGGGAAGGCCGCACTGGTAGGGCTTCAGCTCGGGGCCGACCACGATCACCGACCGGCCGGAGTAGTCCACCCGCTTGCCCAGCAGGTTCTGGCGGAACCGGCCCTGTTTGCCGCGCAGGATGTCGGACAGGCTCTTCAGCTCGCGGTTGCCCCGGCCCTTGATGGCCCGGGAGCGGCGGCCGTTGTCCAGCAGGGCGTCCACCGCATCTTGCAGCATCCGCTTCTCGTTGCGCAAAATGATCTCCGGGGCCCGCATGTCGATGATCTTCTTCAGGCGGTTGTTGCGGGTCAGCACCCGGCGGTACAGGTCGTTAAGGTCGGAGGTGGCGAAGCGCCCGCCCTCCAATGGAACCAGGGGCCTTAGGTCCGGCGGGATCACCGGCAGGATGTCCATTATCATCCACTCCGGACGATTGCCGGACTGGCGCAGGGCCTCCACGATCCTCAACCGCTTCAGTAGGTCCTTCTTGCTCTCGACCGAAACCTCGCGCCGTAAGCCCACCTTCAGCTCGGCCGAAAGATCGTCCAGGTTGATCTCCTTCAGCAGGTCGCGCACCGCCTCGGCTCCCATCTTGGCCACGAAGTCCTTGCCGAACTCCTCCTCGGCCCTGATGCACTGTTCCTCGTTGATCAGGTCCTTCTTATGGTGGCTGCTGGCGCCCGGGTCTATCACAATATACGATTCGTAATACAGCACCCGCTCCAGATCCCGCATGGTAACGCCCAGCAGCTGCCCCACCCGGCTGGGCAGGGATTTGACGTACCAGATATGGGCCACCGGCACCGCCAGCTTGATATGCCCCATTCTCTCCCGGCGGACCTTGGAAAGGGTGACCTCCACTCCGCAGCGGTCGCAGACCACACCCCGGAAGCGGATCTTTTTATATTTTCCGCAGTTGCACTCCCAGTCCTTGGTGGGCCCGAATATCTTCTCGCAGAACAGCCCGTCCCTCTCCGGCTTGAAGGTCCGGTAGTTGATGGTCTCCGGCTTAGTGACCTCGCCGTAGGACCAGGACATCACCAGTTCGGGGGAGGCCAGACCGATCCTTATCGAATCGAAATCATAATTTTTATTTTCCTGCTCGGCAGGAACGTTTTTTCTCGCTTCAGCCATGGCTTATTCCTCCTTCCTTAATTGGATATCCAGACACAACCCTTGCAGTTCCTTGACCAGCACGTCGAAGGATGCCGGGGTGCCCGGCTCCGGGAGGTTCTCTCCCTTGACGATGGCCTCGTACACCCTCTGTCTTCCCTGGACGTCGTCGGATTTGACGGTCAATATCTCCTGGAGGGTGTAGGCCGCGCCGTAGGCCTCCAGAGCCCAGACCTCCATCTCCCCGAAACGCTGTCCGCCGAAGTGGGCCTTGCCTCCCAGCGGCTGCTGGGTGATCAGGGAGTATGGTCCTATCGACCGGGCGTGTATCTTGTCGTCCACCAGATGGGACAGCTTGAGCATATACATGACGCCCACCGTTACCGGCTCGTCGAACGATTCCCCGCTCCGGCCGTCGAACAAACGAACCTTGCCGTTCTCGGGCAGTCCGGCCCGCTGCATCTCCTCGATCACCTCGGAGATGGTGGCTCCGTTGAACACCGAGGTGGCCACCTTGAAGCCCAAAATTTTGGCGGCCCAGCCCAGATGGGTCTCCAGGATCTGGCCCAGGTTCATGCGGGAGGGAACCCCCAGCGGGTTTAGTATCATGTCCAGCGGCCGGCCATCCGACAGGTAGGGCATATCCTCGGCCGGGACGATCCTGGCCAGCACCCCCTTGTTGCCGTGGCGCCCGGCCAGCTTGTCGCCCACCATCAGCCGGCGCTTACGGGCCACAAAGACCTTGACCAATTTGATGACGTCGGCCGGAAGCTCGTCGCCCCGCTCCACTTTCTCTTTTTCTATCTGGATATCGGCCTGCACCGATTCGATGGCTTTCCGGGCGGACTCCACCAGCTTGACGGCCTTCTGATTGAGGGCCTTATCCTCGCAGATCTCGCCCAGCTCCTCCATGTCCACGAACTTGATGTCGTGCAACACCGGCTCCGACAGGCGCTGTCCCTTGCGGGCGATCAGTTTTTCGCCATGTTTGATGGTGATGTTGCAGGTCTGGTCCGCCAGCAGTTCCCTGATCCGTCGGTCGCGTTCCACCTTGATCCGGTCGACCTGCTTCTTGGCCTCCTTCTGGATCTCCTCGATCTTTTTCTTCTCCTCGTGGGAAGACCGGCGGTCCTGGCTCTTGCGGGAGAACACCTTGACGTCGCAGACCACGCCGTCCATGCCGGGAGGCGCCTTAAGCGAAGTATCCTTGATATCCCCGGCCTTGTCGCCGAAGATGGCCCGAAGCAGTTTTTCCTCGGGGGTGGGTTCGGTCTCGCCCTTGGGAGTGACCTTGCCTACCAGGATATCGCCGGCCTCCACTCGGGCCCCTATTCGGATGATGCCGTTCTCATCCAGGTCCTTGAGAGTGTCTTCGCCCACGTTGGGTATCTCCCGGGTGATCTCCTCCGGACCCCGCTTGGTGTCGCGGACGAAACACTCGAAACTCTCTATGTGCACCGAGGTGAAGCGGTCCTCCTTGACCATCCTCTCGCTGATGATAATGGCATCCTCGAAATTGAACCCGGCCCAAGGCATGAAGCCCACCAGGCAGTTGACCCCCAGAGCCAGCTCGCCCTGGGCGGTGGATGAGCCGTCGGCGATCACCTCGCCCTTCTTGGCGGTCTCGCCTTCTTTGACGATCGGCCGCTGATTGATGCAGGTGTCCTGGTTGGATCGCCTGAATTTTGTAAGATGGTATATATCCAGCTGGCTGTTCTTTAAAAAATCCACCTCGGCCACGTCGGGACGGGAGGGCCGGATAAAGATGGTGTCGGCGGTCACCTTCTCCACCACCCCGTCCCGGCGGCACTGGACCATGGTGCCGGAGTCGACCGCGGCCTTGCCCTCCAAACCGGTGCCGATGATCGGCGACTCGGGCCGCAACAGGGGCACTGCCTGGCACTGCATGTTGGAGCCCATCAGAGCCCGGTTGGCGTCATCATGCTCCAGGAATGGTATCAGGGCGGCCGAAAGGCTCACTAACTGCTGGGGAGAGACATCCATATAATCCACTTCGGGAGGCTTTACCCGGGGGAAAATTTCCCGGTGACGGCACAGTGCCAGGTCCACCGCCAGCCGGTCCTTGTCGTCGATGGCGGTGTTGGCCTGGGCGATGGTAAACTGATCCTCGGTATTGGCCGATAAATATTCGATCTCTCCGGTCAGTTTCCCGCCCTTGACCTTGCGGTAGGGTGTCTCCAAAAAGCCCAGATCGTTGACCCTGGCATAGCAGGCCAGGCTGGCGATCAGGCCGATGTTCGGGCCTTCCGGCGTTTCGATGGGGCACAGCCGGCCGTAGTGGGTATAATGCACGTCGCGCACCTCGAAGCCGGCCCTCTCCCGGGTCAGGCCGCCCGGCCCCAGGGCCGAAAGCCTTCGCTTGTGCCGGAGTTCGGCCAGCGGATTGGGCTGGTCCAGGAATTGCGACAGCTGGGAGGAGCCGAAAAAGGTATTGATGGTGGAGGAGATGATCCTGGAGTTGACCAGGTCGTGCGGGGTGATGGCATCGGCGC
Protein-coding sequences here:
- the rpoC gene encoding DNA-directed RNA polymerase subunit beta' — encoded protein: MAEARKNVPAEQENKNYDFDSIRIGLASPELVMSWSYGEVTKPETINYRTFKPERDGLFCEKIFGPTKDWECNCGKYKKIRFRGVVCDRCGVEVTLSKVRRERMGHIKLAVPVAHIWYVKSLPSRVGQLLGVTMRDLERVLYYESYIVIDPGASSHHKKDLINEEQCIRAEEEFGKDFVAKMGAEAVRDLLKEINLDDLSAELKVGLRREVSVESKKDLLKRLRIVEALRQSGNRPEWMIMDILPVIPPDLRPLVPLEGGRFATSDLNDLYRRVLTRNNRLKKIIDMRAPEIILRNEKRMLQDAVDALLDNGRRSRAIKGRGNRELKSLSDILRGKQGRFRQNLLGKRVDYSGRSVIVVGPELKPYQCGLPKSMALELFKPFILKKLEEKGYVQSVKGAKRLVEKEKPGVWEILEDIVKEHPVLLNRAPTLHRLGIQAFEPVLIEGKAIRIHPLVCAAFNADFDGDQMAVHVPLSYEAQIEAATLMLSSNNILLPASGKPVITPKLDIVIGCYYLTKPRADSKGQGKVFAHQDEVILAHHNEVVDIHAKIKLRLEGRMIETTVGRVLFNEIVPKELGYVNETMFKKALDKLAMASFRKIGSYKTAMFMDEVKKIGFKYATQSGVTISLSDIIVPSEKQALIDKGIESVEKIKGQYRKGVITDTERYNKVIDIWTHVNNQVTESLLKGMAEDKNGFNPVFMLFDSEARGTREQVRQLGGMRGLMAKPQKRFTGQEIIETPILNNFREGLTVVEYFISTHGARKGLADTALKTSEAGYLTRRLVDVAQDIIITEDDCGTILGDERGALKEGEDIIETLKDRILGRVAMEDVVSPITGEVIVSSGQEINEEASEEIEEAGIEKVKIRSVLTCEAKRGLCRRCYGRNLGTGHLVDMGEAIGVMGAQSIGEPGTQLTLRTFHIGGTSSRIAAQSKVTVKIPGTLEFKGLETVTMESGEVVAINRDGEIILHGEKNNVKTRYSVPYASVLKVADKAAVLPGDIIFEWDPHTAAILAEHTGTVQLADMVPDVTISEEFDDITGMRRPMVIESKDRSLYPHINIVDKRGKVRSSYPIPIGARIMVQEGQNISAGEFLAKTPREISKSRDITAGLPRVAELFEARKPSDPAVVTEIDGRVKFGEISKGQRTIVVKNENDEERAYLIPHGKHLYVREGDRVRAGEKLTEGSINPHDILRIKG
- the rpoB gene encoding DNA-directed RNA polymerase subunit beta, which produces MRSTTLKQVKRKDYSKIQSGIQLPNMLDMQVSSFKDFLQEDAPPAKRRNEGLQAIFNEIFPIEDPQNRLSLEFVSYSLGKPRYAIPECHDRDMTYAAPLKAVLRLMVKDTSDPKAPPKEVVEKEVFLGELPLMTDIGTFVINGAERVVVSQLHRSPGAFFAEKSHPSGKRIYTSEIIPYRGSWIKFMIDPKDLLWVSIDKHRKFHATLLLRAVGFAQNKDILGLFHKGESLPISADKQILGRYLFSDVVAPKSGEVLAEAGHIVTPEILATLRLAKIDSAQVVAIDPAKDSAIIPRTMLADNNKGVKEDALSKIYNILHPGDAISPELAKSVIDRLFFDRKHYDLKRVGRYQLNRRLEMELSNSTVLGPKDFVEVIRYLLGLRANQGMIDDIDHLGNRRVLRVGELVTAQFSVALSRMARMARERMSMWDGADAITPHDLVNSRIISSTINTFFGSSQLSQFLDQPNPLAELRHKRRLSALGPGGLTRERAGFEVRDVHYTHYGRLCPIETPEGPNIGLIASLACYARVNDLGFLETPYRKVKGGKLTGEIEYLSANTEDQFTIAQANTAIDDKDRLAVDLALCRHREIFPRVKPPEVDYMDVSPQQLVSLSAALIPFLEHDDANRALMGSNMQCQAVPLLRPESPIIGTGLEGKAAVDSGTMVQCRRDGVVEKVTADTIFIRPSRPDVAEVDFLKNSQLDIYHLTKFRRSNQDTCINQRPIVKEGETAKKGEVIADGSSTAQGELALGVNCLVGFMPWAGFNFEDAIIISERMVKEDRFTSVHIESFECFVRDTKRGPEEITREIPNVGEDTLKDLDENGIIRIGARVEAGDILVGKVTPKGETEPTPEEKLLRAIFGDKAGDIKDTSLKAPPGMDGVVCDVKVFSRKSQDRRSSHEEKKKIEEIQKEAKKQVDRIKVERDRRIRELLADQTCNITIKHGEKLIARKGQRLSEPVLHDIKFVDMEELGEICEDKALNQKAVKLVESARKAIESVQADIQIEKEKVERGDELPADVIKLVKVFVARKRRLMVGDKLAGRHGNKGVLARIVPAEDMPYLSDGRPLDMILNPLGVPSRMNLGQILETHLGWAAKILGFKVATSVFNGATISEVIEEMQRAGLPENGKVRLFDGRSGESFDEPVTVGVMYMLKLSHLVDDKIHARSIGPYSLITQQPLGGKAHFGGQRFGEMEVWALEAYGAAYTLQEILTVKSDDVQGRQRVYEAIVKGENLPEPGTPASFDVLVKELQGLCLDIQLRKEE